In Pseudomonas sp. MM213, a genomic segment contains:
- a CDS encoding multicopper oxidase family protein: MSFTRRQILGGLAGLVVVGVGAGGASRYWLGKMADADAGHDYELIAAPLDVELVAGHKTQAWAFGPSAPGTELRVRQGEWLRVRFINHLPVATTIHWHGIRLPLEMDGVPYVSQLPVLPGEYFDYKFRVPDAGSYWYHPHVNSSEELGRGLVGPLIVEEREPTGFKYEKTLSLKSWHVDEVGNFVEFSIPREAARGGTAGRLATINGVPQAVIDLPAGQITRVRLLNLDNTLTYRLNIPGVEAQIYALDGNPVEPCPLGKEYWLGPGMRICLAIKAPAAGEELSLRNGPVRLGTFRSVANTDAPTEWPPALPANPVAEPDLANAEKLNFNFEWVGSVSVNVDNGRPPSLWQINGKAWDITDKTCADRPIAKLEKGKSYIFELKNMTQYQHPIHLHGMSFKVIASNRHKVIPYFTDTYLLGKNERAQVALVADNPGVWMFHCHVIDHMETGLMAAIEVA, from the coding sequence ATGTCCTTTACCCGTCGCCAAATCCTCGGTGGCCTGGCCGGTCTTGTTGTCGTTGGCGTCGGTGCGGGGGGCGCATCGCGTTACTGGCTGGGCAAGATGGCCGACGCCGATGCGGGCCACGACTATGAGCTGATTGCGGCGCCGCTGGACGTCGAACTGGTGGCCGGGCACAAGACCCAAGCCTGGGCGTTCGGCCCGTCGGCACCGGGCACCGAGTTGCGCGTGCGTCAGGGTGAATGGTTGCGGGTGCGGTTCATCAACCACTTGCCGGTGGCGACCACCATTCACTGGCACGGCATCCGCCTGCCGCTGGAGATGGACGGCGTGCCCTACGTCTCGCAGTTGCCGGTGCTGCCGGGTGAATACTTCGACTACAAATTCCGCGTGCCCGATGCCGGCAGCTACTGGTATCACCCGCATGTGAACAGCAGCGAAGAACTGGGCCGTGGTCTGGTGGGGCCGTTGATTGTCGAAGAGCGTGAGCCGACCGGTTTTAAGTACGAGAAAACCTTGAGCCTCAAGAGCTGGCATGTCGACGAGGTGGGCAATTTCGTCGAGTTCAGCATTCCCCGGGAAGCGGCCCGGGGCGGCACGGCGGGGCGTCTGGCGACGATCAACGGTGTGCCGCAAGCGGTCATCGATTTGCCGGCCGGGCAGATCACCCGCGTGCGCCTGCTCAATCTCGATAACACCTTGACCTATCGCCTCAACATTCCCGGTGTCGAGGCGCAGATCTACGCGTTGGACGGCAATCCCGTCGAGCCGTGTCCATTGGGCAAGGAATACTGGCTGGGGCCAGGCATGCGCATTTGCCTGGCAATCAAGGCACCTGCGGCCGGTGAAGAATTATCCCTGCGCAACGGCCCGGTACGCTTGGGCACGTTCCGCTCTGTGGCGAACACCGATGCCCCAACCGAGTGGCCGCCCGCGCTGCCCGCCAACCCGGTGGCCGAGCCGGACCTGGCCAATGCCGAGAAACTCAACTTCAATTTCGAATGGGTGGGTTCAGTCTCGGTGAACGTCGACAACGGTCGGCCGCCGAGCCTGTGGCAGATCAACGGCAAGGCCTGGGACATCACCGACAAGACCTGCGCCGATCGCCCGATTGCCAAGCTCGAGAAGGGCAAAAGCTACATTTTCGAATTGAAGAACATGACTCAGTATCAGCACCCGATTCACCTGCATGGCATGAGCTTCAAGGTCATTGCCTCGAACCGGCACAAGGTCATCCCGTATTTCACCGACACCTATTTGCTGGGCAAGAACGAGCGGGCGCAAGTGGCGCTGGTAGCGGATAACCCTGGGGTGTGGATGTTCCATTGCCATGTGATCGACCACATGGAAACCGGCCTGATGGCCGCGATCGAGGTGGCGTGA
- the tadA gene encoding tRNA adenosine(34) deaminase TadA: MRQIRPAAIIDRSRDRDFMREALALAAQGAALGEVPVGAVLVQDGEIIGRGFNCPISGNDPSAHAEMVAIRAAALAASNYRLPGSTLYVTLEPCSMCAGLIVHSRIARVVYGALEPKAGIVQSQGQFFTQGFLNHRVLYEGGVLAEECGAVLSEFFKARRAKPAD; this comes from the coding sequence ATGCGTCAGATTCGTCCCGCCGCGATCATCGACCGCAGCCGTGATCGTGACTTCATGCGCGAAGCGCTGGCGCTGGCCGCACAAGGCGCTGCGCTGGGTGAAGTGCCGGTGGGCGCGGTGTTGGTGCAGGACGGTGAAATCATCGGCCGTGGCTTCAATTGCCCGATCAGCGGCAACGACCCGAGCGCGCATGCGGAGATGGTCGCGATCCGCGCAGCGGCATTGGCCGCCAGTAATTACCGTTTACCCGGCAGTACGCTGTACGTGACGCTTGAGCCGTGCAGTATGTGCGCCGGGCTGATCGTGCATTCGCGCATTGCGCGGGTGGTGTACGGCGCGCTGGAGCCCAAGGCGGGGATTGTGCAGAGTCAGGGGCAGTTCTTTACCCAGGGCTTTTTGAATCACCGGGTGCTGTATGAAGGTGGGGTGTTGGCCGAGGAATGCGGGGCGGTGCTCAGCGAATTCTTCAAGGCCCGGCGCGCCAAACCCGCAGACTAG
- the cmoB gene encoding tRNA 5-methoxyuridine(34)/uridine 5-oxyacetic acid(34) synthase CmoB has product MIDLSPLARRLAGTPLAEWANTLQAQLDKKMEKGHGDLERWQNALDALPKIQPSEVDLLNGLTLDTDCDAETRAQMRTALMGLSPWRKGPFDLFGVHVDTEWRSDWKWSRVAPHLNLKGKRILDVGCGNGYYMWRMLGAGADSVIGVDPNWLFFCQFQAVQRYLSEPNAWHLPFPFEDLPPELEGFDTVFSMGVFYHRRSPIEHLLALKDCLVKGGELVLETLVIEGDQQQVLVPEDRYAQMRNVWFLPSVPALMLWLRRAGFTDVKCVDVSVTTVEEQRGTEWMKYQSLCDFLDPEDHSKTIEGLPAPMRAVIVARK; this is encoded by the coding sequence ATGATTGATCTGTCCCCCCTCGCCCGCCGTCTGGCCGGTACACCGCTGGCCGAATGGGCCAACACCCTGCAAGCGCAACTCGACAAGAAAATGGAAAAGGGTCACGGCGACCTGGAGCGCTGGCAGAACGCGCTGGACGCCTTGCCGAAGATCCAGCCGAGCGAAGTCGACCTGCTCAACGGCCTGACCCTGGACACCGATTGCGACGCTGAGACCCGCGCGCAAATGCGTACCGCATTGATGGGGTTGTCGCCGTGGCGCAAAGGCCCGTTCGATCTGTTCGGCGTGCACGTCGATACCGAATGGCGCTCGGACTGGAAATGGTCGCGAGTCGCGCCACATCTGAACCTGAAGGGCAAACGCATCCTCGATGTCGGCTGCGGCAATGGTTACTACATGTGGCGCATGCTCGGTGCCGGCGCGGACAGCGTGATCGGTGTCGACCCGAACTGGCTGTTCTTCTGTCAGTTCCAGGCGGTTCAGCGTTATTTGTCCGAGCCCAATGCCTGGCACCTGCCGTTTCCTTTTGAAGACCTGCCACCGGAACTCGAAGGCTTCGACACAGTGTTTTCCATGGGCGTGTTCTACCACCGCCGCTCGCCGATCGAGCATCTGTTGGCGCTGAAGGATTGCCTGGTCAAGGGCGGCGAACTGGTGCTGGAGACGCTGGTGATCGAAGGCGATCAGCAGCAGGTGCTGGTGCCGGAAGATCGTTATGCGCAGATGCGTAACGTGTGGTTCCTGCCATCGGTGCCGGCACTGATGCTTTGGTTGCGGCGTGCCGGTTTCACGGACGTGAAGTGCGTGGATGTCAGCGTGACGACCGTCGAGGAACAGCGCGGGACGGAGTGGATGAAGTATCAGTCGTTGTGTGATTTCCTCGATCCCGAGGATCACAGCAAGACGATTGAAGGGTTGCCGGCGCCGATGCGTGCCGTCATCGTCGCCCGTAAGTAA
- the cmoA gene encoding carboxy-S-adenosyl-L-methionine synthase CmoA, whose translation MPAFSTYAAGTAVSKEPDRLFAQPLAQVPDFAFNEDVVRVFPDMIKRSVPGYPTIVENLGVLAAQFAQPNSVLYDLGSSLGAVTQALRRHVRTDGCRVIAVDNSAAMVERCREYLNGQDSMFQELLPVEVIEGDILALDFQPASVVALNFTLQFIAPEQRTALLSRIRQSLLPGGALILSEKLRFNDPEEHALLTDLHVAFKRANGYSELEIAQKRSAIENVMKPDSLEEHRERLLAAGFSKVVPWFQCLNFASLIALP comes from the coding sequence ATGCCGGCCTTTTCCACATACGCCGCTGGAACCGCCGTGAGCAAAGAACCCGATCGCCTTTTCGCCCAGCCTTTGGCCCAGGTGCCCGACTTCGCCTTTAACGAGGACGTGGTGCGGGTGTTCCCGGACATGATCAAGCGCTCGGTGCCAGGTTATCCGACCATTGTCGAAAACCTCGGCGTGCTCGCCGCGCAATTCGCCCAGCCCAACAGCGTGCTCTACGACCTCGGCTCGTCCCTCGGCGCCGTGACCCAGGCGTTGCGCCGTCACGTGCGCACCGATGGCTGCCGCGTCATCGCTGTGGATAACTCGGCGGCGATGGTCGAACGCTGCCGCGAATACCTCAACGGTCAGGATTCGATGTTCCAGGAGTTGCTGCCGGTGGAAGTGATCGAAGGCGACATCCTCGCCCTCGACTTTCAGCCAGCCTCCGTAGTGGCGCTGAACTTCACGTTGCAATTCATTGCTCCCGAGCAGCGCACCGCGTTGCTGAGTCGCATCCGTCAATCGCTGCTGCCTGGCGGTGCGTTGATCCTCTCGGAAAAGCTGCGCTTCAACGACCCCGAAGAACATGCGCTGCTCACCGACCTGCACGTCGCCTTCAAACGCGCCAACGGCTACAGCGAACTGGAAATCGCCCAGAAGCGCAGCGCCATCGAAAACGTCATGAAGCCCGACAGCCTCGAAGAACACCGCGAGCGCCTGTTGGCCGCCGGGTTCTCGAAAGTCGTGCCGTGGTTCCAGTGTCTTAACTTTGCCTCGTTGATTGCCTTGCCATGA
- a CDS encoding lysoplasmalogenase produces MGWLILALMGAVTFLYGLSVHAALLCLLVKPLPVLALLGWLHDAPPSEYRRWISLGLIFSLLGDVLLAWPGDLFVFGLGAFLVAHLAYLKAYLSDCRRLAVLPLILALGVGAVLLGILIANGLGPLLIPVIVYGLAISAMLWRALARLGTDVPKRSALLAAGGALAFVFSDSVIGINRFVAPFHAAPYVIILSYWLGQWGIAASAFGTKPR; encoded by the coding sequence ATGGGCTGGCTGATTCTGGCGCTGATGGGCGCGGTGACCTTTCTTTACGGCCTGAGCGTGCACGCCGCGCTGCTCTGCCTGCTGGTCAAACCGTTGCCCGTGCTGGCCTTGCTCGGCTGGCTGCACGATGCGCCGCCCAGCGAATATCGACGCTGGATCAGCCTGGGCTTGATCTTTTCCCTGCTCGGCGATGTCTTGCTCGCGTGGCCGGGGGATTTGTTTGTGTTCGGCCTCGGGGCGTTTTTGGTCGCGCACCTTGCCTATCTGAAAGCTTATTTGAGTGATTGCCGGCGGTTGGCGGTGCTGCCGTTGATCCTCGCGCTGGGCGTCGGCGCGGTGCTGTTGGGGATTTTGATTGCCAATGGTTTGGGCCCCCTGCTGATCCCGGTGATTGTCTACGGCCTGGCCATCAGCGCCATGCTTTGGCGGGCACTGGCTCGCCTGGGCACCGATGTACCGAAGCGCTCTGCGCTGCTGGCGGCGGGCGGCGCGCTGGCGTTTGTGTTTTCAGATAGCGTGATTGGTATCAATCGGTTTGTTGCGCCGTTTCATGCCGCGCCTTACGTCATCATCCTCAGTTACTGGCTGGGGCAATGGGGGATTGCGGCGTCGGCGTTCGGCACCAAACCGCGCTGA
- a CDS encoding protease inhibitor I42 family protein, whose product MSPTRLFVPLALALLAACATQPKQNVTVEKQSECPVQLHNGQNLILSLPSNPTTGYRWAIQDSAGGVLRALGPEVYRNPEDAGVVGAAGVSTWRFQAFAAGSGRLRLTSQQPWAPEVPAVETFDCAISVN is encoded by the coding sequence ATGTCCCCCACCCGCCTGTTTGTCCCTCTCGCCCTCGCCTTGCTGGCCGCGTGCGCCACGCAACCGAAACAGAACGTGACCGTGGAAAAACAAAGCGAATGCCCCGTGCAACTGCACAACGGGCAAAACCTGATCCTGTCCCTGCCGAGCAACCCGACCACGGGTTACCGCTGGGCGATCCAGGATTCGGCCGGTGGCGTATTACGCGCTCTGGGGCCAGAAGTTTATCGAAACCCGGAAGATGCCGGTGTCGTGGGCGCAGCCGGTGTGTCGACCTGGCGCTTTCAGGCGTTCGCGGCCGGTTCGGGGCGCTTGCGCCTGACTTCGCAACAACCCTGGGCGCCGGAAGTGCCGGCGGTGGAAACCTTCGACTGCGCGATCTCGGTTAACTGA
- the lon gene encoding endopeptidase La, whose product MSDQQEFPEDPSDYADPENAPHHSTGKGLALPGQNLPDKVYIIPIHNRPFFPAQVLPVIVNEEPWAETLDLVSKSDHHSLALFYMDTPQEDPRHFDTSALPLYGTLVKVHHASRENGKLQFVAQGLTRVRLKTWLKHHRPPYLVEVEYPHQPTEPTDEVKAYGMALINAIKELLPLNPLYSEELKNYLNRFSPNDPSPLTDFAAALTSATGSELQEVLDCVPMLKRMEKVLPMLRKEVEVARLQKEISAEVNRKIGEHQREFFLKEQLKVIQQELGLTKDDRSADIEQFEQRLVGKVLSTQAQKRIEEEMNKLSILETGSPEYAVTRNYLDWATSVPWGVYGEDKLDLKHARKVLDKHHAGLDDIKDRILEFLAVGAYKGEISGSIVLLVGPPGVGKTSVGKSIAESLGRPFYRFSLGGMRDEAEIKGHRRTYIGAMPGKLVQALKDVEVMNPVIMLDEIDKMGQSYQGDPASALLETLDPEQNVEFLDHYLDLRLDLSKVLFVCTANTLDSIPGPLLDRMEVIRLSGYITEEKIAIAKRHLWPKQLEKAGVSKGSLSISDTALKALIDGYAREAGVRQLEKQLGKLVRKAVMKLIDEPKAVIKLGPKDLEASLGHPVFRNEQVLSGTGVITGLAWTSMGGATLPIEATRIHTLNRGFKLTGQLGDVMKESAEIAYSYVSSNLKSFGGDPKFFDEAFVHLHVPEGATPKDGPSAGVTMASALLSLARNQPPKKGVAMTGELTLTGHVLPIGGVREKVIAARRQKIFELILPEPNRGSFDELPDYLKEGITVHFAKRFADVAKVLF is encoded by the coding sequence ATGAGCGACCAGCAAGAATTCCCCGAAGACCCGAGCGACTACGCCGACCCCGAAAACGCCCCGCACCACTCCACCGGCAAAGGCCTCGCCCTGCCCGGCCAGAACCTGCCGGACAAGGTCTACATCATCCCGATCCACAATCGCCCGTTCTTCCCGGCCCAAGTGCTGCCGGTGATCGTCAATGAAGAACCGTGGGCTGAAACGCTGGATCTGGTGAGCAAATCCGATCACCACTCCCTGGCCCTGTTCTACATGGACACGCCCCAGGAAGACCCGCGCCATTTCGACACCTCGGCCCTGCCGCTCTACGGCACGCTGGTCAAGGTGCACCACGCCAGCCGCGAAAACGGCAAGCTGCAATTCGTCGCCCAGGGCCTGACCCGCGTACGCCTCAAGACCTGGCTCAAGCACCATCGCCCGCCGTACCTGGTGGAAGTCGAGTACCCGCACCAGCCCACCGAGCCGACCGACGAGGTCAAGGCCTACGGCATGGCGCTGATCAACGCGATCAAGGAACTGCTGCCGCTCAACCCGCTGTACAGCGAAGAGCTGAAGAACTACCTCAACCGCTTCAGCCCCAACGATCCGTCGCCGCTGACCGACTTCGCCGCCGCCCTGACGTCGGCGACCGGCAGCGAGCTGCAAGAAGTGCTCGACTGCGTGCCGATGCTCAAGCGCATGGAAAAAGTCCTGCCGATGCTGCGCAAGGAAGTTGAAGTTGCGCGGCTGCAAAAAGAAATTTCCGCCGAAGTTAACCGCAAGATCGGCGAGCATCAGCGCGAGTTCTTCCTCAAAGAACAGTTAAAAGTCATCCAGCAAGAGCTGGGCCTGACCAAGGACGACCGCAGCGCCGACATCGAGCAGTTCGAACAGCGCCTGGTCGGCAAGGTGTTGTCGACGCAGGCACAGAAACGCATTGAAGAGGAAATGAACAAGCTGTCGATCCTCGAGACCGGATCGCCGGAGTACGCGGTCACGCGCAACTACCTCGACTGGGCGACCTCGGTGCCGTGGGGCGTGTATGGCGAGGACAAACTCGACCTCAAACATGCCCGCAAGGTGCTGGACAAACACCACGCGGGCCTCGATGACATCAAGGACCGCATTCTCGAGTTCCTCGCCGTGGGAGCCTACAAAGGTGAGATCAGCGGCTCCATCGTGCTGCTGGTCGGCCCGCCGGGCGTGGGTAAAACCAGCGTCGGCAAATCCATCGCCGAATCCTTGGGCCGACCGTTCTATCGTTTCAGCCTCGGCGGCATGCGCGACGAAGCCGAGATCAAGGGCCACCGTCGCACCTACATTGGTGCGATGCCGGGCAAACTCGTGCAAGCGTTGAAAGACGTCGAAGTGATGAACCCGGTGATCATGCTCGACGAAATCGACAAGATGGGCCAGAGCTACCAGGGCGATCCGGCCTCGGCGCTGCTGGAAACCCTCGACCCGGAACAGAACGTCGAATTCCTCGACCATTACCTGGACCTGCGTCTGGACCTGTCGAAAGTGCTGTTCGTCTGCACCGCCAACACCCTCGATTCAATCCCCGGCCCGTTGCTCGACCGGATGGAAGTGATTCGCCTGTCGGGTTACATCACCGAAGAAAAAATCGCCATCGCCAAGCGTCATCTGTGGCCCAAGCAGCTTGAGAAGGCGGGCGTGTCGAAAGGCAGCCTGAGCATCAGCGACACCGCGTTGAAGGCGCTGATCGACGGTTACGCCCGTGAAGCCGGGGTGCGGCAGTTGGAAAAACAACTGGGCAAACTGGTGCGCAAGGCGGTGATGAAGTTGATCGATGAGCCAAAAGCGGTGATCAAGCTCGGCCCGAAAGACCTCGAAGCCTCACTCGGCCACCCGGTGTTCCGCAACGAGCAAGTGCTGTCCGGTACCGGCGTGATCACCGGGCTGGCCTGGACCAGTATGGGCGGCGCGACACTGCCGATTGAAGCGACGCGGATTCACACGCTCAACCGTGGTTTCAAACTCACCGGGCAATTGGGTGACGTGATGAAGGAGTCGGCGGAAATTGCCTACAGCTACGTCAGCTCGAATCTGAAGTCGTTTGGCGGCGATCCGAAGTTCTTCGACGAGGCTTTCGTCCACCTGCACGTACCGGAAGGCGCCACCCCGAAAGACGGCCCGAGCGCCGGCGTGACCATGGCCAGCGCCCTGCTCTCGCTGGCACGCAATCAGCCGCCGAAAAAAGGCGTGGCCATGACCGGCGAACTGACGCTGACGGGGCATGTTTTACCGATTGGCGGAGTGCGCGAGAAGGTGATTGCGGCGCGGCGGCAGAAGATTTTTGAATTGATTCTGCCGGAGCCTAACCGTGGGAGCTTTGATGAATTGCCGGATTATCTGAAGGAAGGGATTACCGTGCATTTTGCCAAGCGCTTTGCGGATGTGGCGAAGGTGTTGTTCTGA
- the nagE gene encoding N-acetylglucosamine-specific PTS transporter subunit IIBC, whose translation MYQYFIEGLQRLGRALMLPIAILPIAGLLLRLGDTDLLDIAIIHDAGQVIFANLAMIFAIGIAVGFAKDNNGTAGLAGVIGYLVMISTLKVLDASINMGMLAGIVSGLMAGALYNRFKDIKLPEYLAFFGGRRFVPIITGFAAVGLGVVFGLIWPPIQHGINSFGVLMLESGSVGAFIFGVLNRLLIVTGLHHIINNMAWFVFGNFTDPATGALVTGDISRYFAGDPKGGQFTTGMFPVMLFGLPAACLAMYRNALPERRKVMGGIFLSMALTSFLTGVTEPIEFAFMFLAPLLYLLHALLTGLSMAVTNLLNIHLGFTFSGGFIDMILGWGKSTNGWRVIPVGLAYAVIYYTVFNFCIRRFNLKTPGREDVATTEKARVAENQRAGAYIKALGGAQNLLTVGACTTRLRLDMVDRNKANDAELKALGAMAVVRPGKGGSLQVVVGPMADSIADEIRLAMPAVSRAAVSTPAVAIDTPAPAVVAHPEAQRWLNALGGRENVLQMDCVAMTRIRLQLADGKTLSECELKALGCQGVSQLDGGIWHLLVGDKAPSLTDALEALVNRSEVSAKV comes from the coding sequence ATGTACCAATACTTCATCGAAGGCCTGCAGCGCCTCGGCCGTGCGCTGATGCTGCCGATCGCGATCCTGCCGATTGCCGGGTTGTTGCTGCGCCTGGGCGACACCGACCTGCTGGACATCGCGATCATCCACGATGCCGGTCAGGTCATCTTCGCCAACCTGGCGATGATCTTCGCCATCGGCATCGCGGTCGGCTTCGCCAAGGACAACAACGGCACCGCAGGCCTCGCTGGAGTGATTGGCTACCTGGTGATGATCTCCACCCTCAAGGTGCTCGACGCGAGCATCAACATGGGCATGCTCGCGGGGATCGTCAGCGGCTTGATGGCCGGTGCGCTGTACAACCGTTTCAAAGACATCAAGCTCCCGGAATACCTGGCGTTCTTCGGCGGCCGGCGCTTTGTGCCGATCATCACCGGGTTCGCCGCAGTCGGCCTGGGCGTGGTGTTCGGCCTGATCTGGCCGCCGATCCAGCACGGCATCAACAGCTTCGGCGTGTTGATGCTGGAAAGCGGCAGCGTGGGCGCCTTCATTTTCGGCGTGCTCAACCGCCTGCTGATCGTGACCGGCCTGCACCACATCATCAACAACATGGCGTGGTTCGTCTTCGGCAACTTCACTGACCCGGCCACCGGCGCACTGGTGACCGGCGATATCTCGCGCTACTTCGCCGGTGACCCCAAGGGCGGCCAATTCACTACCGGCATGTTCCCGGTGATGCTCTTCGGCCTGCCAGCGGCGTGCCTGGCAATGTACCGCAATGCGTTGCCGGAACGGCGCAAAGTGATGGGCGGGATCTTCCTGTCGATGGCGCTGACCTCGTTCCTGACTGGGGTGACCGAGCCGATCGAATTCGCCTTCATGTTTCTCGCGCCGCTGCTGTATCTGCTGCACGCGCTGCTGACGGGCCTGTCGATGGCTGTCACCAACCTTCTGAACATCCACCTCGGTTTCACCTTCTCCGGCGGCTTCATCGACATGATTCTCGGTTGGGGCAAATCCACTAATGGGTGGCGGGTGATCCCGGTGGGGCTGGCCTATGCGGTGATTTATTACACGGTGTTCAATTTCTGCATTCGCCGGTTCAACCTGAAGACGCCTGGGCGTGAAGACGTGGCCACGACCGAGAAAGCGCGGGTGGCGGAAAACCAACGGGCCGGGGCGTACATCAAGGCGCTGGGCGGCGCGCAGAATTTGCTCACCGTCGGTGCCTGCACCACGCGACTGCGACTGGACATGGTGGATCGCAACAAGGCCAACGATGCCGAGCTGAAAGCGCTGGGCGCGATGGCTGTGGTGCGTCCGGGCAAGGGCGGGAGTTTGCAGGTGGTCGTCGGGCCCATGGCCGACAGTATTGCCGACGAAATCCGCCTGGCGATGCCGGCAGTCAGCCGTGCGGCGGTGTCGACACCGGCGGTTGCGATTGATACGCCTGCGCCTGCCGTCGTGGCGCACCCGGAAGCACAGCGCTGGCTGAATGCGTTGGGTGGCAGGGAAAACGTCTTGCAGATGGATTGCGTGGCCATGACCCGGATTCGTCTGCAACTGGCCGACGGCAAGACCTTGTCGGAATGTGAATTGAAGGCACTGGGTTGTCAGGGAGTCAGTCAGCTGGACGGTGGCATCTGGCATCTGTTGGTCGGCGACAAAGCGCCGAGCCTGACCGATGCGCTGGAGGCGTTGGTCAATCGCAGTGAGGTGAGTGCCAAGGTCTGA